A stretch of DNA from Carettochelys insculpta isolate YL-2023 chromosome 18, ASM3395843v1, whole genome shotgun sequence:
AGAGAACAGTTCAGATTCAAGCCAGACGATGTAGTCCAACAACAAGTGGGAGCAGAACTGAAAAAAGAAATCTGGTATGACAGAGTATCCAGGAGATAACATTGAGAAATCTGCATTTAAGATTTTGTCACGTAAAAGGGAGAAAACGGGAACCTTTTAATTATTGCACAAGACTAAGGCTTTATTTGCCCAGTTTTAATTTTTCCATCCCCAAGCAAAAAGTCTGAGAAGAATGATTACAAATTTATCAGAAAAACAGTCTATTTTCACTTCTTCATTGGGGATCCAATATACTCaatgggtaaaaaaaaaatttagattATACCTGCTGTAGAAGTCCTGAATCACAATCCAAAACACAGGCATCAATTAAAATATTCTGAAACCAAAAAGATGAGGCTTATAGAAAAAGGAAATtgcaatatatatataaacaccTCTCCATTAGCATTACTGCTGAGCTCTGTTTTAGCTGTATGTCATATGTGACATGACTAGGCTATGGGCCTTCAGCATCAAAAGAGTCTTACTTTAACCATAGTATGTACTACTTCATCCAGCATTCCAGGTCCAATAACTGACAATATGGGATGGACCCCAGATGGAGCTTACCTAATATATGCTATCTAATTCTAAGATATAGCAGGTAAGGTTCAAATGTCATTGTGGACTGAACTGATGCCCATTTTCTGTTCAAGTGCATTGACCTAGAATTTATATTTTAACTTACCTGTCTCCTCCCAAGGCACGAAGATACTCAGATATCCCCAAGTACCCTTTACTTAGAAATACATATGCTATAGGGATAGAAAATCTTTATCTTTACAAGTTcattaatctactatatatttgagagcatTTGTGAGTCTGTCCGTGGATCTGTCTGTctttattcaagaactcctcctaaacagtaagagcgaGGACCACTAAATTCAGTATATAGCTTCCTCTactccatggtttcccaaactgcggcATGTGAGGcaactcagccccgccccccatcactcccccaacacctgaagaaagatccagcctttgattccagttctcagcccctgccattttacatggctgacccagcccagccactataaaaagcaggcaaccagcaaagacccatgtggagctggctgccttcggCAAATGAAAGTGAGTTTGGGTTGGAGTGGTGAaggaagaggatggggttagatgcggggctgggggtgcctggccttGAGGGAGGGTAGGGAAGGGGCTTGGGTGAGCAGCTCGCAGGTCTtgcggggctcaggcggctggccagTTTGCAGGATTCgtgtggctcaggtggctggccccagcacagcaggTCTTGTGTGGCTGgtcccggcagcatggggcttgggcggctttggctggtgggctagcagctggccctagcagcgtggggcttgggcaggcttttgtttttatttcagattactaattgaattttttgttaaagcggggttggatgatggtaaagaagaggtaggggagcatgagggtttctcaaaaatcaaaacccACTGAATCATAATTGAAAGCAAGGAAAGGATTTgcaagttttgccaggaaaatgggatgtgcctggaatgggattgcatcTCATAAAACCATAAAGAGACAAAACCACCAGGCAACAAAAGGGGATGACTGGGGGTACTCCCCACCCCTAAGGACTGACCCAGCTACAAGCTTCCCATCCTCCAGACACCATTTAGTGAGGGCGGGGGCATGCTGAATGAAGCTCCCTTTACCCCATTCATACAGGAACATTGTGGGCTGTTCCCCATTGTCAGGGATGTTGGGGAACATGCACCAGTTTGCTaaattcctcactctggctggcgAGTGCAGGGGGCAAataaacctggacctgccccagccagggtacATTCACCCCTCCCCTAGCCATGAGGAGGTGCttttcacctggccccaagctgctgcggtgagagagggctggggtagtcctttttccccagggcagcctgcatactgaacccctcatccccagccccaccccaaagcactgacttaaatgaagaaaaacaaaaatggattaaggacctgagcaattcCAGGTAAATCTTCAAGTATTGAAATAATTGACTATTTTGCATAATAAAATTGTAAATTCACCTGTTTCTGTGCTGCAAAGATCACATTCATGAAATTCATGTACTGTAATGCACTGTCTTCTGCTGCTTTTATGATCTAGGTAAAGTAATTTACACCTGTTAGCCTACATAATACAGGTTGTATAGGTTGTACCgcctaaaaccagcactctctagtctggcagaaCCAGGGATGTTCCAGGACCACAGAGCCAGCCAGGAGGACAAGCTGCCGCCCATGTCCTCTGGCTTTCCTGGGGGGCTGGAGCCATCCCTGGGAGCCCCCAGATGCACAGGCAGGAGCCACatcccccagcaaccccaggacagTCAGAGGAGTCAGCCACACAGGGCCCGGGCTGGTGTCCCCAGACACCcttgtggggctggaggcagcagccatgcagtgCTGGAGCCAAGTTCTGGGCAGCCCCAtgaggccagagctggggctgaagccagcgCTGGATTCTCTTGGTAGCCCCACAGGACCCAGGCCAAAACCACATcccaagcagccctgcagctggagccagttCCCCCAGCAGGTCCACAGAGCCGGAActggggcagagagcagccatgtggggctgggttggagctggtttctcctggcagccctgtggggtcacaggcagccacacagggctggagccacaccctcagtggccctgccaggctggagctgcagttgGTATCCTCCAGAATTCCTAGCAGCATGAgcgggagccccagcagcagcctaggCCAGGGAACCCACACAGCACCAGACAGGTGAGCAAGCCGGCAGAGGTGAGGTTCggtgggttgggggctggtgACAGGGAACCTCCCCTGGTCTCTTAAAATACTCTTGTTGGGGACAAGTCAGGTCCCAACAATGCCGGACCTGGGAGGTGGAACCGGGGCTACTACTGGGTTTCAAGACTCATTACAACAACTTAATACAGAGGCTCTTACCAAAATTCTTGATTTAATTTCTTGACTTCCTACATATTGGAGACAAAGAAACATGTATTAGTGTTTCACAGTGACTCCATACGTTAGCCtccaatattttttctttacaacTGTGTAATACAattatatctctctctctctttcagcagGTATAGGAGAGACTACTTTATTGGTAAGTTGAGAGAACCAAGCATTATGAAAAGAACAAGAAATCTGACAAATATCAGCAGACTTAGTTCAACACTGGTGTGAAAGTGGATACCACCACATTCATTTATTCATTCTCATAAAACAACTGTATGATGCAAAGCAAGAGAATTTCAGTCTCTCATTGATAGTTCATTGGCTCAAGCCCAGAccaagtgtatgtctacactacgaaataaagtcaaatttatcaaagtcaaatttgcaacactggattttataaagtcgaagttgagtgtccgcacctgcccacaaagtcgacttagtgtgtccccactaatcaccaaagttcaactgttgcagcagcgcattgtggaaacctatcccagaATCCCGAGCCCccttgcattctgggatttttttctactgctgtattatgggaacaaattcCCCGCAAATGATTGTGgaagtgtgatgtcatcttctcatactgcattgccctcaaaacaaagagccatttttcagaagtctctttccccaatgagatATTGTTTGAGGTATCTGCATCACGGAACTGTTAACCAAATATGCCCTGATAGCACCCAccatcatcttcccagactgcatcgtcctcattcccttccctttgaaaccaaacagacaattttcaaaaggaaattaggaaaagtggggaatcccaAAGGGCATTGGTGTCCAGTGGATAGCATCACTCagaagcagagaaagaaagacagagagcCTTGCTTTCTAGCGGTTAGGCTCTCTTCCCCCGTTGAAAATCAGTGATCCCTCTGGTGAAAAAGCACCTGTCACAGGGCGGGGCAGCAAGTCAGGGAGCTGTCAACCCCACCTATCAGGGCGTCTGTATCATActaacaggaacctcagtggTCCCTTGGGGAAAGGACACCtttcacagggcagggcagcaagtcAAGGAGCTGTCAATCCCCCACATTAGAGAGTCTGTCCTCCAGGTGTCTGTCTGCTCCCTGCACAATGCAGATCATAGGATACTGTACAGACTGTGCGGCTCCCCTGAGCCGCACACTTTGGGAGGCTCCCGTTAGCAAGGTGCAGGCACCAGAATATAGAGGGGCCAGCCTACAATGCAGCTTGGGTCAGGGTTGGCCCCCCAGTCCTCTGGAGCCAGTGGCTCTAGagaggctcctgttagcatgAGGCAGGCAGCAGAtttcccccagcaacagccagcccctgaaaacctTTGCCAGTGGGGAGCCCTTCTGCTGGCTACAGCCAAGCTTCTGAAATCTTTCCCACTTTTGGAGTCTTCACCACGCataagccaggacatgctgcCTGGAAgaatggtctgcactgcaccgcAGGCTCAtgtttttattgggtcagggactAGCCATGTGGCATGATTGGGTGGGGGACAGACCCCCAACTGATTGTTGCCTCCGGGGAAGGGGGGTTGCCCCCATACAAACGTGTCCCACAGAAAAGAAGtatctcagcctctcatacaaacatgacccacAGAGCCTAGCAGCCATGtcatgtggtggggtgggggctggcctgccacACGGCAccaggtgggggagcagggcctccacATACAAATTTGGAGCACAGAAACAAAtatctcggcctctcctgctctatcctgtgcagggaagaggcCTTCATGACACACAGAACGTGCCACCTCGCTGTCTCATGCACCGCTGTCtagtcttcacagacaagctaccacgggctgggctggggcatggcCGCAAGACaaactgagaccctggctctcctgacAGCTCCATGCTGTTGCTCTGTAAACTAGCTAAATGCAATCACCATGCTGattataaagaaatgaattcaaaatggcacgcttcctgttacctacttcctgctcacctggagcaaTGACCCGAAAGGACACCTCgagaggcattgtgggacagtttccggggctaataaaatcagttttaacaCTGGTTAATCTATGCTGCTTTAGCTCAACATTGTAAATTCGGGTTTTCAGGTAACTTTGTTGGGAagtcagcagcacagaagttGGTGTTACAGCAGATTAGAATCAACTTATTGAACGCTGGGGTGTAGATGGAGAGTTTTTAACATCGATTATAGagccttaaattcgactttatctcctagtgtagaccagtcaTAAGCATGAGGCATGCTAATGGGTTTCTGGTTTGTAATTTCAGTTCAATGCATAGATATCCACATCACAAAACACAAATGGATGCATTGATTTGCTGTCACAAACAGCAACTTACATACAATGTCCTGGCATGATCCTCCAAAAGTCATTCCAGGCCTTAATCACAGACCACAACCACTCCAGATTTCCTTCACCAACATCAGGCTTTATTATAGTCTttcagtgggccacagcctgCACTGTGACATGTATTTACATTCCATAGCCAGCTGCCCCACTAGCTTCTAACGGAGAGTGCAGCACTTACTGACACTTACTTCAGCCTTccttccagctccccactctTCCTTCTTACCAGTTTATACAATCCTAATCAGTAGGTTTGCTTCTCCTTCCATTAACCTCTCAGTTGTAGTATTATTCAGTTAAATGACACCTTCTGTCAACTGTCTGTCTTCCAGTTCAGTCCCACTTAACGTACACTGGTGGATATTTCAGTGAGAGGCTGCTGAATTAACTCCTGGCTCAACACACCATGTTACACTTGTCAACTCCTGTATTACCAGTCTTCCATCAGGGCAGGTTTAGACAACCACTACTCCCAACTGATGCCAGTTGAAAAAAGTTCAGCATGtttccttcctccccaactctaATACTCACGTAAATATTCCTGTAGAAGAAAAGACTGTACCTTTTACTTccttgttcatcctgtggatatCTTTTATACTTGGTATTCAGGAAACACTTTATTCTAGGAACATCTGAGAAATAACTGTAAGCCTTCCACAACTTCCTAAAACAGACAGGAAATGCACGACCTGCACTCAAAAATTTTAAGCTCTTTTAACAACACACACTTTATTGAAGTTTCAGATCTCATGCTATTATACTCATAAATCATAACTGAAGTAGAATAGACTAACAGTAGTCTAACACAGAAGGCTACCAAGAAACAGCTCAAGATTTGCTACTGTGATGGTGTGACTAGTGTAAGGTAGCAAGAAAAATTTTGAAAATGCCAGTATTAAAAAGGATACAACAAAGTGCTTTAGCAAGGGATCCTGCCAACAAAGTTTCTGTTTGCTGGCCCTTCATGTCAGCTACAacacaaaaaaacacaaaaatgacTTTTGTACAAAACATAGCAATGCTAAATATTTAATTTGAATTGTGTCTTGGACAAATAATATTAAAACACAGACCTTAATAGAGGTTCAATAATTCACTATCCGATTTACCCAAAACAAATTATTGCACATTAAAAAACTAAGGAGCAATAGAGAATAAGCTTCAGAAGACATGTAGAGCAGCTTTCATATGTTGCTAGGCCTCTTTGCAGCTATTTTGTAATTGTTCATATTAAGCTTAGGAATTTCTTTTACTCCATCCAAACCTGTAGACTGCCTTCATAGCCTTAATTATCGTTTATCCAAACTGTCCATATTTAATTCAATTATTACATCAGACccttaattttttgttgttgttgtttcctcTGGAGTCTTCCCAACTTCACTACAGCTTTCTGGTATTGAGCTGCCTAGACTGGGATAAAATATTTCACCTGTGTTCTAACAGTTGTACAGTTATCTTAGCAACTCAGCTCCCAAGTAGATTATAACCATCATAAAGAAGGTAAAATGTGGAACTTAAACTTGTTAACAATGTATTTTTCACATAACATCTCAAACTACTACCTTTCTTATTttaatagcattttaaaaaaataaagagccTGAGCAACCAAATTAACCAAATGGCTATATTCTTTAGCAAAAGGTCATCTTACTTTGTGTCATCAGGTCTTTAATCTCCTCTGCGATTACTTCATTTATTGCAGTTAATAATTCATattttccatctttgctgccagAGCAATTAGACTCTACGAAATTACCACCATCTCCAAAGAGATCTGCAAATGCCCAGTGCTTTCCAGGGTACAAGAAACGACTAAAAGCAAGAAAGAACAGCACATTATTTATCATCTGTTTTTAAGGAAATAGGTAAAGACTCGCAAATTCAACCACTGTGACAATTTTTCATTCCATACTACAATTTGTAGTACCCAAGCTACAAACACACCCTTTACATAGTTAGATAGTTAAACCCCTATACGCTGTAAACCCCTCACCCCTAGCCTCAACATTAAATACTTTCACACTCATCCTGATGGGAACAGGTATTCAGACACCACCTGCCTTCAAGAAACTCCCCATTGTTTCTTACCTGTGCAAGCAATCGCTCTGTTGTTCTAACAATCTCCAGGAAGTAAACTTGCACCCTCTTGTTACCAGTGCATCTTTCTCCATTCATAGTTCAAgattgttatttttaatttcaaaagctaTTTGTCTTCACCTTTTTCTTCTCCCAGTACCTTTGTCTTGTTTTCTTTTGCATTCAGTAATCACTAACCCAGAATCCTCTCCCTTTGCTGTTTTTAGTCTTTTGCGTAATGAAACATGTATTTCATACATCATCTCTTTTACCTTTGGTTTGAATTATTCTCTTCAGCATGCTGAGCTATTCAAAAGAGGCATATGTGACAGGACGTTTTATAAATCAAAACAATACTGATATAAGAAAGTTACTATACCTCTCTTGTGTATGACTTGCTATTACAGCAAGTTTGTTGCTGCGATTCATAAATAGATGTGAATTTCCCATCACCATTACTGCATCCAGGCATTTTGATAATGTAAACTGATGAAGACAAAAAATAATCAAGAAAAGATGTGCGAAAAGCTCATAAAAACGGATGTACCATAACAACCACcaagtttaaataaaattaacttGAAAAGTCTGTACACACAAGTAATAATTTCATCAGGATTTGGAAGTTACAAAGGGGATGAACATGAAATTCAAAAGGCAGACAGTCCCCTCTATAGTAAGTGGGCAATTGACTGAGCAGGTGTTTTTCCACTTATATGTATGTGCAtacaaaacagaaacagaaatggaaattAAATACTATGAGAGATTAACACACTCCAGAGCTGTTAACAATCATTGTGATGCTCCAGAGTATGTTTGGCATTGGAACACAATTTATGTAGGGTTCAGCATTTTCCAAAGCACATTACAACGATTTACTAGCTAATGCTTGTAAAAACTCAGTGATGTAGGTATTATTATCCCAGTTTTAAGGATGAGGAAACAGAGGAATTGAAATTTTACAGTTTTCAAGTGTCCCCTAATCAAATGTGCGTGTCTAATTTAAGATACTAACAACATGTTTTTCAGAGGAGCTGAGCACAGGCAACGCCCGCTGATTTCAACTAGAGTTTTGTATGTTCAATGCTGCTGAATATCAGGCCCAAGATGCCTCAATTTGAGGCTCTTAAAGTTAGTGGacagttttgaaaatgtcagaCTAAGTTCCTTGGCCAAAGCTTACAGAGCAAGTCAATGACAAAAACTGGGATTAGAAGTCAGGAGTACCTGATACTCTGTCTTGCATTCAGTCAAACTGCTGCAGTGCAAATCAAACCAGAATATTATTTGTTTAAAAGAACATTCAACATGACAAGGTGTTACAATGTTTATGATGATGCAACAAAAAATATCAGAGGTATGGAATGGCCTCAATATGAAAGGAGATTAATAAGGCTAGGATTTTTCAGCTGGAAAAGAAATAACTAAAGATGGGATCTGACTGATGTCTATAAAAATAGTACAGAGAAGTAAGTGCTATTCACTCCATGACACAATGAATAGGACATCACCAAACGCAATTaacagacagcaggtttaaaacaaataaaagaaagtatCTCTTCACAAAACGGACAATCAGTGGAactttttgccagaggatgttgttaataccaagactacaacagggttcaaaaaaaagaaccagataaattcatggagcataGATCCATCAGTGTCTATTACCCAGGATGGCCACGTTTGATGTCCCTAGAGCCTGTTTTGCTTGTTTGGGAATGAGTAACAGAGAATGGGTCACtggatgatttcctgttctgttcatttgctttgggtcacttggcattggccaccgttggaagacagaatactgtgctagacggacctttggtctgacccattatgttGTTTTGCATAGTTTTGTATTTAAACAGTATTTCACAGTTTCTCTCCAGCAAATGCAGGGCATTGGATTGTCaggcatttaaaataaaagaaagtagTGAAAATAAAAAGACTTCTAGAAAACTTCATTATGATGCTATGCTAGTAAGGAAGCCTTACCTCAGATTCTTCTAGTGCTTTCTTCCCCCACCAGATAGGATTGGTGTCAACAATAATAACTAAGAGATTTAGCTCATCATCTAGAAAAGCAATAATACATCTGTTTGAGAACAAGCAACACACTGACAGGATGGCATCAAGTGACAGCTTCTTTATTAATATGAGAAGGCTAAAATTTAAAAAgatatataagcaaacaataccaTTTGTTTGGACACCCATTTAGTTGAGTGTGCATAAGAGTTTACAGGATAAGAGTCTTATATTCTAATGTTTTTAAATTAGACATTTTTCTTTACTAACAATTTGTCTTACACACAACAGCAAAAATGTCAGCAGACAATCTAAATATAACTGAAGTTATCCCATAAATTTATTCCACAAACTCCATTAACAACATAAAGCATGGAGAAAACTCTTAAGTTATACATAACGAAGCATGTATATTTTTGAAACCAAATATGGGGTGGGGCACTTTGCAATGCATAGAcagtgtcatcatcatcaataaccatgggctcagcgcccattcatgtctgatgtctctctcactatttccttccatctttccctgtccagtgcggagtggcttagtttctgtagactagctctgcaccaatctactacgtcATCtaaccattctctgtggggtctgcctctcctattcgaaccatccatacATAGACCATAGACAGTGCGTCAGGGGCTATTTCCGAGCTAAACTGATTCTAGTGTGTTTTCTTTCGCCAGGCTACAGTTCAGGGTTTATCAGCTTATGTATCAACCTTTGCATTCACAGATCCCAGCGCAGGAACAATTTTTAAACCACAGGGGGTGTGCGCCGGTGCGGGTGGAATTACTGTAAGTGCATATGACTGACAAAAAAGAAACGTCGGCTGCGTAGAAACCCCTCGTGTACTCAGCGGCACCTCAGTGTAAAAGAAGGGGACCCTCGTAGGGAGCAGCTGCATCCAGTGAAGGGTCCCACCGCCTCTTCTCTCCCACCCGCCGAACAGCGGCGCTCTCCGGCCACCAGAGGAGTTGGTGGAGGGCTACGGAAGGGGAAGGATGGGGCCGAAGGTCCCAGGCGGGAAACAGGTGGCAGGAGAAAGAAAGGCCTCGGGCCGAGCCCTGAGGAGAGCGCGATAGAGATGACAAACTCAGCACTTCCGATACGACCCCAGGCGACAGGACGGCGGCGACTTGCTGGGAACTCACCTGCGCTCATAGtgtccagccccaggcaggcGGAGAGCGAACACGGGCTGAGCCGCCGCTTCCGGCGCCCGAAGATGATGTCACCGCATCCTAGTTTCTACGTCACGCACGATGCGGCAAAAGCCAGCGCAGGTGTCACGGCAGAAAGGGGCCGAGTGGGGACACCGGCTcgttgtaacagagagaaacagACCCGGCTCTTGCTGCTCCCGAGGCCTGGTCCTGCCAACATGAACGACGCAGGTAACGAGGGCCGGGGCCCGATCCGGGGTAGGGATGAACAGGCCCCGCAGCTGAGCCGACCGGGGAGCAGGTGTGTACATGCGGGCGGCGTACAGCCGCTGTGCCCCTTCAGGCCTGGGGCTCGAGCTGGCCCCGCTCCGCGGAGCAGACCTGCCCAGTCCGAGGTGCGGCTTTCCCAGGCTAGGCGGGTACGTGCGGCTGACTGGCCCCGGTTCCCTTGCAGAGCTGATTGAGGCCTTCAGAGCGCAGATGAGGGAGGATCCTGACGTGGCCTCGGCCGTGGCCGCCATCGGCGCGCTGCTGGAGTTTCTAAAGAGGGACAAAGGTACCGACCCTTGCCCGGCGCGAGCCTCGAACCTGGGGAGCGGTCGCGCGGGCCCCTTCCTTGCAGCTCAGCGAAGGGACCAGTGAAGTCCTGAATCCGACCAGCAGAGGGTAGTGGTACCACACCTCACCGACCCCTTGCCGTATTTATAGACGGGGAGGGGTTCTGTTTCTTATAAACTTCACTTCACCGTTCATCTCCACACCCACAAAAAAACAATTTTCCATCTACAATTAGCAACGTCTAAAAATAGGCAAAGAAAAATGTCAGAAGACATCATGCAATCATTAATGTCAGACACTCCTACCATTTCTAGCAACTGAAAACCGATGAAAATGGAAAAAGATGCTAAAAACCCAAAAATTTACAGAACTGCAAATTAATAAACTAAAAAAACTCAAATATTGATATTACCCatcatgttaatttaaaaaaataaattctgct
This window harbors:
- the GTF2H3 gene encoding general transcription factor IIH subunit 3, producing MSADDELNLLVIIVDTNPIWWGKKALEESEFTLSKCLDAVMVMGNSHLFMNRSNKLAVIASHTQESRFLYPGKHWAFADLFGDGGNFVESNCSGSKDGKYELLTAINEVIAEEIKDLMTQTDMKGQQTETLLAGSLAKALCYIHRMNKEVKGSQEIKSRILIIKAAEDSALQYMNFMNVIFAAQKQNILIDACVLDCDSGLLQQACDITGGIYLKVPQMPSLLQYLLWVFLPDQDQRSQLFLPPPIHVDYRAACFCHRNLIEIGYVCSVCLSIFCNFSPICSTCETAFKISLPPVMKAKKKKLKLAV